ACGCGAAAGCGGGCCTCGCGGCGGTCACCGGTGAGCACTACGAAGGCGGCCACTGGCTCGGCAGCTTCGCCACCTACCTGATCACGCGCCGCGGCCTGCCGCCGTCCGAACGGGACGGCTCGCACGCGCCGAACGGAGGCTCGTGACCGCGGCGCGAGCGGGGCGGTCCGTTCGCGGCGACGGCGCTTGCGGCACCCGGAAGTCCCGCCGCGGCGGGGAGCGTGCGCCGGCCGGCGGAGCCGATGCGGGCCGCCGCGCACCGGCCGGCTCACCGCGCGCGGGCGGGCCGGCCGGAGTATCCTAACGCGCCCGCCGCACGGCCGCGGCGGTCGGGAGGAGAGCGATGCTCGAACGGATCGGTGTCCCGGTTCTCGTCACACTGCTCGCGCTCGCCGGCGCGGGCTGCTCAGGTCCCTCCTCCACGTCGCCCGGCGGGACGTCGGGTGCGCCGGGATCTCCCTGCGCCGGAAAGTACGCGACGGTGCGGCTGACGGCCGACCTCTCCGGGCTTTCGGACGCCCAGCGGAGGATGATTCCGCTGCTGATCGAAGCCGCCCGGCAGATGGACGACGTGTTCTGGCAGGAGGCCTACGGCGATCGCGACGAGCTGCTCTCTTCGATCGACGATCCCGAGCTGCGCCGCTGCGTCGAGATCAACTACGGTCCCTGGGACCGGTTGAACGGCAACGAGCCGATGTTGCCGGGGATCGGCCCGAAGCCGCCGGGGGCGCGGTTCTACCCCGACGACATGACGAGGGAGGAGTTCGAGCAGGCCGTCGCGGCGGCGGACGAGAAGACGGCGGCGGCGCTCAAGAGCCTCTACACGCTCGTCGGTCGCGCCGAGGACGGTTCCCTGCAGCCGGTCCCGTACCACGTCGCGTTCCACGACCAGCACGCGGCGGCGGCGGCGAAGCTGCGCGAGGCGGCGAAGCTCGCCGAGGCCGAAGGGCTCCGGCGCTACCTCGAGGCCCGTGCGGCGGCGCTCGAAAGCGACGACTATCACGACTCCGACGTCGCCTGGCTCGACATGCGCGACAACGTGATCGACATCGTCATCGGCCCGATCGAGACGTACGAGGACGAGCTGTTCGGCTACAAAGCGGCGCACGAGGCGTACGTGCTGCTGCGCGACCGGGCGTGGAACGAGCGGCTCGCGCGGTACGCGCAGTTCCTGCCGAAGCTCCAGCGGAGCCTGCCCGTTCCGGACGCCTACAAGAGCGAGACACCGGGGACCGACGCCGACCTCGGCGCCTACGACGTCATCTACTACGCCGGCCACAGCAACGCCGGTTCGAAGACGATCGCGATCAACCTGCCGAACGACGAGGAGATTCAACTCGAGAAGGGTACCCGCCGCTTGCAGCTGCGCAACGCGATGCGCGCCAAGTTCGACCGCATCCTGGTGCCGATCGCCGAGCAGCTGGTCGCGCCCGAACAGCGCGGTCACGTCAGCTTCGACGCCTTCTTCGCCAACACGATGTTCCACGAGGTCGCGCACGGACTCGGCATCAAGCACACGATCGACGGGAAGCGCACCGTGCGCGAGGCGCTGAAGGAAGAGGCCTCGGCCCTCGAGGAGGGCAAGGCCGACGTCCTCGGC
The DNA window shown above is from Acidobacteriota bacterium and carries:
- a CDS encoding Zn-dependent hydrolase, translated to MLERIGVPVLVTLLALAGAGCSGPSSTSPGGTSGAPGSPCAGKYATVRLTADLSGLSDAQRRMIPLLIEAARQMDDVFWQEAYGDRDELLSSIDDPELRRCVEINYGPWDRLNGNEPMLPGIGPKPPGARFYPDDMTREEFEQAVAAADEKTAAALKSLYTLVGRAEDGSLQPVPYHVAFHDQHAAAAAKLREAAKLAEAEGLRRYLEARAAALESDDYHDSDVAWLDMRDNVIDIVIGPIETYEDELFGYKAAHEAYVLLRDRAWNERLARYAQFLPKLQRSLPVPDAYKSETPGTDADLGAYDVIYYAGHSNAGSKTIAINLPNDEEIQLEKGTRRLQLRNAMRAKFDRILVPIAEQLVAPEQRGHVSFDAFFANTMFHEVAHGLGIKHTIDGKRTVREALKEEASALEEGKADVLGLYMLMQLHDWGEVEEPPLEDSFVTFMASIFRSIRFGASSAHGRANLLRFNFFMEKGAFARDPETGTYRVDFDKMREAVDALSAKILTLQGDGDLAAAKAFADRYETIGPDLRADLDRLAAAGIPVDIVFEQGEDVLGL